One genomic segment of Bradyrhizobium diazoefficiens includes these proteins:
- a CDS encoding NADH-quinone oxidoreductase subunit C, which produces MDDGKLDALGQTIVSALPGAATGHTVAFNQLTVDVEASRIVEVVRHLRDDPNCRFVNITDITAVDYPSREKRFDVIYHFLSPTLNARIRLKAQADETTQVPSLIEEFPGADWFEREAYDLYGVFFVGHPDMRRILTDYGFEGHPLRKDFPLTGFVEVRYDDQEKRVVYEPVKLSQEFRKFDFLSPWEGADYPLPGDEKAGPKS; this is translated from the coding sequence ATGGATGACGGCAAGCTCGACGCCCTTGGGCAAACGATCGTTAGCGCGCTTCCGGGCGCCGCCACCGGTCACACAGTGGCTTTCAACCAACTCACGGTCGATGTCGAGGCCAGCAGGATCGTCGAGGTGGTCAGACACCTCCGCGACGATCCGAACTGCCGCTTTGTCAACATCACCGATATCACGGCGGTCGACTATCCCTCGCGCGAGAAGCGCTTCGACGTGATCTATCACTTCCTGTCACCGACCCTGAACGCGCGGATCCGGCTCAAGGCCCAAGCCGACGAGACCACGCAGGTGCCGTCGCTGATCGAGGAATTCCCCGGCGCCGACTGGTTCGAGCGCGAGGCCTACGATCTCTACGGCGTGTTCTTCGTCGGCCATCCCGACATGCGCCGCATCCTCACCGACTACGGTTTCGAAGGTCACCCGCTGCGCAAGGATTTCCCCCTGACCGGTTTCGTCGAGGTCCGCTACGACGACCAGGAGAAGCGCGTGGTGTACGAGCCCGTCAAGCTCAGCCAGGAATTCCGCAAGTTCGATTTCCTCTCGCCGTGGGAAGGGGCGGACTATCCGTTGCCGGGGGATGAAAAGGCGGGGCCGAAGAGCTGA
- a CDS encoding PepSY-associated TM helix domain-containing protein — translation MKARTVRLWSVVHTWTSLISTLFLLLLCLTGLPLIFHHEIDELLGYAPQPGAHAGAARATTQAVADAALAADSGRVLQYISWDKDEPGIVTAFTNSAVNGPPDNATVRAFDAVSTKPLGPVGVGPMLIMLKLHTDMFAGQPGKLFLGGMGLLFAIAIVSGVVLYWPFTRRLRFATIRDSSSRRVRWLDWHNLIGVVTVAWALVVGLTGVVNTWAELMLNQWKATELASMAAPYAGKPPPSHLASLDVVVARARQAAPGMEVAFIAFPGTPFTSSHHFAAFMRGDTALTARLLKPVLLDGESGEVADARALPLYLQALLISQPLHFGDYGGMPLKVIWAALDLLTIVVIGSGLYLWLARRRKRAPARAHAFARRAPVPS, via the coding sequence ATGAAGGCGCGCACGGTCAGGCTCTGGTCGGTGGTCCATACCTGGACCAGCTTGATCTCGACATTGTTCCTGCTGCTGCTCTGCCTGACCGGCCTGCCGCTGATCTTCCATCACGAGATCGATGAGCTGCTGGGCTATGCCCCCCAGCCCGGAGCTCATGCGGGCGCGGCGCGCGCGACGACGCAGGCCGTCGCCGACGCCGCGCTCGCCGCCGATTCCGGCCGCGTGCTGCAATACATCTCCTGGGATAAGGACGAGCCTGGCATCGTCACCGCCTTCACCAACAGCGCCGTCAACGGACCGCCCGACAACGCGACGGTGCGCGCCTTCGATGCGGTTTCGACCAAACCGCTCGGGCCGGTCGGCGTCGGGCCGATGCTGATCATGCTCAAGCTGCACACCGACATGTTCGCCGGCCAGCCCGGCAAACTGTTTTTGGGCGGAATGGGCCTGTTATTCGCCATCGCCATCGTCTCCGGCGTGGTGCTGTACTGGCCGTTCACCCGCCGGCTGCGCTTTGCCACCATTCGTGACAGTTCCTCGCGCCGCGTGCGCTGGCTCGACTGGCACAATCTGATCGGGGTGGTGACAGTGGCCTGGGCGCTGGTGGTGGGCCTCACCGGCGTCGTCAACACCTGGGCCGAGCTGATGCTGAACCAGTGGAAGGCGACCGAGCTCGCCAGCATGGCCGCGCCCTATGCCGGCAAGCCGCCGCCCTCGCATCTCGCCTCGCTCGATGTCGTCGTCGCGCGCGCCAGACAGGCCGCGCCCGGCATGGAGGTCGCCTTCATTGCGTTTCCGGGCACGCCGTTCACTTCGTCGCATCACTTCGCCGCCTTCATGCGCGGCGACACGGCTTTGACGGCGCGGCTGCTCAAGCCGGTGCTTCTCGACGGCGAGAGCGGGGAGGTGGCCGATGCCCGCGCGCTGCCGCTCTATCTCCAGGCGCTCTTGATCTCGCAGCCGCTGCATTTCGGCGACTATGGCGGCATGCCGCTGAAGGTGATCTGGGCTGCGCTCGACCTGCTCACCATCGTTGTGATCGGCAGCGGTCTCTATCTCTGGCTGGCGCGACGGCGCAAGCGTGCGCCCGCCAGAGCTCACGCATTCGCCAGACGAGCCCCGGTCCCGTCGTGA
- a CDS encoding NADH-quinone oxidoreductase subunit A — protein sequence MSGILQNYLPLVVFIGVAGLIGLVLLIAPFIVAFQQPDPEKLSAYECGFNAFDDARMKFDVRFYLVAILFIIFDLEVAFLFPWAVAFGKLGATGFWSMVVFLAVLTVGFAYEWKKGALEWD from the coding sequence ATGAGCGGCATCTTACAGAACTATCTTCCACTCGTCGTCTTTATAGGAGTAGCGGGCCTCATTGGCCTCGTCCTGCTGATCGCGCCCTTCATCGTCGCGTTCCAGCAGCCGGACCCGGAAAAGCTGTCGGCCTATGAGTGCGGTTTCAACGCCTTCGACGACGCTCGCATGAAATTCGACGTCCGCTTCTATCTGGTCGCCATCCTCTTCATCATCTTCGATCTCGAGGTGGCGTTCCTGTTTCCCTGGGCGGTGGCGTTCGGCAAGCTTGGCGCGACCGGCTTCTGGTCCATGGTGGTGTTCCTCGCCGTGCTGACGGTCGGGTTCGCCTATGAATGGAAGAAAGGGGCACTCGAATGGGATTGA
- a CDS encoding NADH-quinone oxidoreductase subunit D produces MNEQPQNLRNFTINFGPQHPAAHGVLRLVLELDGEVVERVDPHIGLLHRGTEKLIEQKTYLQAIPYFDRLDYVAPMNQEHAFCLAAEKLLGIEVPRRGQLIRVLYCEIGRILSHLLNVTTQAMDVGALTPPLWGFEEREKLMVFYERASGSRMHAAYFRVGGVHQDLPQKLVDDIEAWCDPFLTVVDDLDRLLTANRIFKQRNVDIGVVPLNEAWAWGFSGVMVRGSGAAWDLRKSQPYECYAEMDFDIPIGKNGDCYDRYLIRMEEMRQSVRIMKQCIQKLNAPDGKGPVVVADNKVAPPRRGEMKRSMEALIHHFKLYTEGVHVPAGEIYAAVEAPKGEFGVYLVSDGTNKPYKCKIRAPGFAHLQAMDHICRGHLLADVSAILGSLDIVFGEVDR; encoded by the coding sequence ATGAACGAGCAACCGCAGAATCTCCGTAACTTCACCATCAACTTCGGCCCGCAGCACCCGGCCGCGCATGGCGTGTTGCGTCTGGTGCTGGAGCTCGACGGCGAAGTCGTCGAGCGCGTCGATCCGCATATCGGCCTGCTTCATCGCGGCACCGAGAAACTGATCGAGCAGAAGACTTATCTCCAGGCGATTCCGTATTTCGACCGCCTCGACTACGTCGCGCCGATGAACCAGGAGCATGCGTTCTGCCTCGCCGCCGAGAAGCTGCTCGGCATCGAGGTGCCGCGGCGCGGCCAGCTGATCCGCGTGCTCTATTGCGAGATCGGCCGCATCCTCTCGCACCTGCTCAACGTCACCACGCAGGCGATGGACGTCGGCGCGCTAACCCCGCCGCTGTGGGGCTTCGAAGAGCGCGAGAAGCTGATGGTGTTCTACGAGCGCGCCTCGGGCAGCCGCATGCATGCGGCCTACTTCCGCGTCGGCGGCGTGCATCAGGATCTGCCGCAGAAGCTGGTCGACGATATCGAGGCCTGGTGCGACCCGTTCCTGACGGTCGTGGACGACCTCGACCGCCTGCTCACTGCCAACCGCATCTTCAAGCAGCGCAACGTCGACATCGGCGTGGTGCCGCTGAACGAAGCCTGGGCATGGGGCTTTTCGGGCGTGATGGTGCGCGGCTCGGGCGCGGCCTGGGACCTGCGCAAGTCGCAGCCCTATGAGTGCTACGCCGAGATGGATTTCGACATTCCGATCGGCAAGAACGGCGACTGCTACGACCGCTACCTGATCCGCATGGAAGAGATGCGCCAGTCCGTGCGCATCATGAAGCAGTGCATCCAGAAGCTGAACGCGCCTGACGGGAAGGGCCCCGTCGTTGTCGCCGACAACAAGGTCGCACCGCCGCGCCGCGGCGAGATGAAGCGCTCGATGGAAGCGCTGATCCACCATTTCAAGCTCTACACCGAGGGTGTCCACGTGCCGGCCGGCGAAATCTACGCCGCGGTCGAAGCGCCCAAGGGCGAGTTCGGCGTCTATCTCGTCTCCGACGGCACCAACAAGCCCTACAAGTGCAAGATCCGCGCGCCGGGCTTTGCGCATCTCCAGGCCATGGACCACATCTGCCGCGGCCATCTGCTCGCCGACGTCTCGGCGATCCTCGGCTCGCTCGACATTGTGTTCGGAGAGGTCGATCGGTGA
- a CDS encoding TonB-dependent siderophore receptor, with amino-acid sequence MLRSAVLATASAFVLMPQASLAQSLGQGGAQNLPSVTVTAPEARRRAPAAIVRTTLRRPVQTVSRNKPLPQRSVGFVETPTGPVNGYVATRSSSGTKTNTPIMETPQSVSVIGAEQIRDQKIVSKFDEVLRYTPGVIGGTYGADFRNDWFLIRGFPAQNESLFLDGLQLFYTSYASWKLQPFNLERVEVLRGPSGILYGGSAPGGLVNAMSKLPRAEPVRYLEVGINSYGNAYTAFDIGGVVPQPGNGQVLYRFVGKVQGGGTQTDYIYDNNFFFAPSVTWRPDADTRLTVYATAAHNNTRAENFLPYVGTVTNAPFGRIPTSLFVGDPRADQFRREQETLGYQLEKNITDSLDFRQNARFGHVDVFYTGLYGLGYATTPAAADIMRGNFYARGVANQLNLDNQLEYRFAIGALQHTALLGVDLKHYALDDRQGFAVGTNLNVLNPVYGVNAPFNGALYQDAYLTQGMAAVYLQDQVKLDRLTVVLSGRQDWVDLVNHNRLGPDQSREDSKFSGRVGAIYNLDLGVAPYVSYMTGYNPIIGINSAGRLQLPETSEQTEVGVKYEPVGLNARFSVAWFDLKRKNALTSDPNNPLFQTQNGEVTSRGVELEAVANITPEFKLVASYTNYDLFVSQDLNPALIGTVPTNTPREFASVWTDYTFSDGPLRGFGLGGGVRYVGSSFADTANTALVPSFVLGDLAVHYEWDNHWRAALNVANVTDKIYVASCAVVTSCYYGDRRRITASLAYKW; translated from the coding sequence ATGCTGCGGTCGGCCGTATTGGCGACCGCGTCCGCTTTCGTGTTGATGCCGCAGGCATCGCTGGCGCAATCGTTGGGACAGGGCGGCGCGCAGAATTTGCCGTCGGTGACCGTCACCGCGCCGGAAGCACGACGCCGTGCGCCCGCCGCCATCGTGCGCACCACGCTGAGACGCCCAGTGCAGACCGTCAGCCGGAACAAGCCGCTGCCCCAGCGCAGTGTCGGCTTCGTCGAGACGCCGACCGGGCCGGTGAACGGCTACGTCGCCACGCGCAGCTCCTCGGGCACCAAGACCAACACGCCGATCATGGAGACGCCGCAGTCGGTGTCGGTGATCGGCGCCGAGCAGATCCGCGACCAAAAGATCGTCAGCAAGTTCGATGAGGTGCTGCGTTACACGCCCGGCGTGATCGGCGGCACCTACGGCGCCGATTTCCGCAACGACTGGTTCTTAATCCGCGGCTTCCCTGCGCAGAACGAGTCACTGTTCCTCGACGGCCTCCAGCTCTTTTACACCTCCTATGCGAGCTGGAAACTGCAACCATTCAACCTCGAGCGCGTCGAGGTGCTGCGCGGGCCGTCCGGCATCCTGTACGGCGGCTCGGCGCCGGGCGGTCTCGTCAACGCGATGAGCAAGCTGCCGCGCGCCGAGCCGGTGCGCTATCTCGAGGTCGGCATCAACAGTTACGGCAACGCCTACACGGCATTCGACATCGGCGGCGTGGTCCCACAGCCCGGCAACGGGCAAGTGTTGTACCGGTTTGTCGGCAAGGTGCAGGGCGGCGGCACTCAGACCGACTATATCTACGACAACAACTTCTTCTTCGCGCCGTCGGTGACCTGGCGGCCGGACGCCGACACCAGGCTCACTGTCTACGCCACGGCTGCGCACAACAACACTAGGGCGGAGAACTTCCTGCCCTATGTCGGCACCGTCACCAACGCGCCGTTCGGCCGCATTCCCACCAGCCTTTTCGTCGGCGATCCCCGCGCCGATCAATTTCGCCGCGAGCAGGAGACGCTCGGCTACCAGTTAGAGAAGAACATCACGGACAGTCTCGACTTCCGCCAGAATGCCCGCTTCGGGCATGTCGACGTCTTCTACACCGGCCTCTACGGGCTGGGCTACGCGACGACGCCGGCGGCCGCCGACATCATGCGCGGCAATTTCTACGCCCGCGGCGTCGCCAACCAGTTAAACCTAGACAACCAGCTCGAGTACCGCTTCGCCATCGGCGCGCTGCAGCACACCGCGCTGCTCGGCGTCGACCTCAAGCATTACGCCCTCGACGACCGGCAGGGCTTTGCGGTGGGCACCAATCTCAACGTGCTCAATCCGGTCTACGGCGTCAACGCGCCGTTCAACGGAGCGCTGTATCAGGACGCCTATCTCACTCAGGGCATGGCCGCAGTTTATCTCCAGGATCAGGTCAAGCTCGATCGGCTGACGGTGGTGCTGTCCGGCCGTCAGGACTGGGTCGACCTCGTCAACCATAACCGGCTCGGCCCAGATCAAAGTCGTGAAGACAGCAAGTTCTCCGGCCGCGTCGGCGCGATCTACAACCTCGACTTAGGCGTCGCGCCCTATGTCTCCTACATGACGGGCTACAATCCGATCATCGGCATCAATTCGGCCGGACGGCTGCAGCTGCCGGAGACATCGGAGCAGACCGAGGTCGGCGTGAAGTACGAGCCGGTTGGGCTCAACGCCCGGTTCAGCGTCGCGTGGTTCGATCTGAAGCGCAAGAATGCGCTGACAAGCGATCCGAACAATCCGCTGTTCCAGACCCAGAACGGCGAGGTCACCTCGCGTGGCGTCGAGCTCGAGGCGGTGGCGAACATCACGCCGGAGTTCAAGCTGGTGGCGAGCTACACCAATTATGATCTGTTCGTGAGCCAGGACCTCAATCCCGCGCTGATCGGCACCGTTCCGACCAATACTCCCCGGGAGTTCGCCTCGGTCTGGACCGACTATACATTCAGCGACGGTCCGCTGCGGGGCTTCGGCCTTGGCGGCGGCGTGCGCTACGTCGGCTCGTCCTTTGCCGACACCGCGAACACCGCGCTCGTTCCGTCCTTCGTGCTGGGCGATCTCGCCGTGCACTATGAATGGGACAACCACTGGCGCGCGGCGCTCAACGTCGCGAACGTGACGGACAAGATCTACGTCGCAAGCTGCGCGGTCGTCACCTCATGCTACTACGGCGACCGTCGCCGCATCACCGCGAGCCTCGCCTACAAATGGTGA
- the nuoE gene encoding NADH-quinone oxidoreductase subunit NuoE → MSVRRLAPKEVQPASFAFTEENLAFAKQQIAKYPAGRQASAVIAIMWRAQEQHDGWVPEAAIRVIADLLHMPYIRVLEVATFYTMFQLAPVGKKAHVQVCGTTPCRLRGAEDLIHVCEHRIHHEPFHLSKDGNFSWEEVECLGACVNAPMVLIGKDTYEDLTKESFGKVLDGFASGNPPKPGPQNGRQFSAPITGPTTLKEIT, encoded by the coding sequence ATGTCCGTCCGCCGATTAGCACCGAAGGAAGTCCAGCCCGCGAGCTTTGCGTTCACGGAGGAGAACCTCGCATTCGCCAAGCAGCAGATCGCGAAATATCCGGCCGGCCGGCAAGCCTCTGCCGTGATCGCGATCATGTGGCGCGCGCAGGAGCAGCATGACGGCTGGGTGCCGGAAGCCGCGATCCGCGTCATCGCCGACCTGCTCCACATGCCCTATATCCGCGTGCTGGAAGTGGCGACCTTCTACACGATGTTCCAGCTCGCGCCCGTCGGCAAGAAGGCCCACGTCCAGGTCTGCGGCACCACGCCGTGCCGCCTGCGCGGCGCCGAGGACCTCATCCACGTTTGCGAGCATCGCATCCATCACGAGCCCTTCCATCTCTCCAAGGATGGCAATTTCAGCTGGGAAGAGGTGGAGTGCCTGGGCGCCTGCGTGAATGCGCCGATGGTGTTGATCGGCAAGGATACCTATGAGGACCTGACCAAGGAAAGCTTCGGCAAGGTGCTCGACGGCTTCGCTTCGGGTAATCCGCCCAAACCCGGTCCGCAGAATGGCCGCCAGTTCTCGGCGCCGATCACCGGGCCGACCACGCTGAAGGAGATCACCTGA
- a CDS encoding NuoB/complex I 20 kDa subunit family protein, producing the protein MGLNPATSAGPVLAPAPKGILDPSTGKPVGANDPFFLEVNHELSDKGFFVAATDDLITWARTGSLMWMTFGLACCAVEMMQVSMPRYDVERFGFAPRASPRQSDVMIVAGTLTNKMAPALRKVYDQMPEPRYVISMGSCANGGGYYHYSYSVVRGCDRIVPIDIYVPGCPPTAEALLYGILLLQKKIRRTGTIER; encoded by the coding sequence ATGGGATTGAACCCTGCAACGTCCGCCGGTCCGGTTCTCGCGCCGGCTCCCAAGGGCATTCTGGATCCGTCGACCGGCAAGCCGGTCGGGGCCAATGATCCGTTCTTCCTCGAGGTCAATCACGAGCTGTCCGACAAGGGCTTCTTCGTCGCCGCGACCGACGACCTCATCACCTGGGCGCGCACCGGCTCCTTGATGTGGATGACCTTCGGTCTCGCTTGCTGCGCGGTCGAGATGATGCAGGTGTCGATGCCGCGCTACGACGTCGAGCGCTTCGGCTTCGCCCCGCGCGCCTCGCCGCGCCAGTCCGACGTGATGATCGTCGCGGGGACGCTGACCAACAAGATGGCGCCGGCTTTGCGCAAGGTCTACGACCAGATGCCCGAGCCGCGCTACGTCATCTCGATGGGCTCCTGCGCCAATGGCGGCGGCTACTATCATTATTCCTATTCGGTCGTGCGCGGCTGCGACCGCATCGTGCCGATCGACATCTACGTGCCGGGCTGCCCGCCCACCGCCGAAGCGCTGCTCTACGGCATCTTGCTGCTGCAAAAGAAGATCCGGCGCACCGGCACCATCGAACGCTAA
- the nuoF gene encoding NADH-quinone oxidoreductase subunit NuoF, which translates to MLEDKDRIFKNLYGLHDWGLEGARRRGAWDGTKAIIDKGRDWIINEMKASGLRGRGGAGFPTGLKWSFMPKESTDGRPSYLVVNADESEPGTCKDREIMRHDPHLLIEGCLIASCAMNAHACYIYVRGEFIREREHLQAAIDQAYEAKLVGKDNVNGWPFDIYVAHGAGAYICGEETALLESLEGKKGQPRLKPPFPANVGLFGCPTTVNNVESIAVAPDILRRGAAWFAGIGRPNNVGTKLFCISGHVERPCNVEEAMGIPFRELIDKHCGGIRGGWDNLKAVIPGGSSVRMVPAEQIIDTPMDFDSLSKLRSGLGTAAVIVMDKSTDLIRAIARISYFYKHESCGQCTPCREGTGWMWRVLTRMAEGRAHKREIDMLLEVTKQVEGHTICALGDAAAWPIQGLIAHFRHEIEARIDQYSHRADVDDIGVRDPVNMVAAE; encoded by the coding sequence ATGCTCGAGGACAAGGATCGCATCTTCAAGAACCTGTACGGCCTCCACGATTGGGGGCTCGAGGGTGCGCGCCGTCGCGGCGCCTGGGATGGCACCAAGGCCATCATCGACAAGGGCCGCGACTGGATCATCAACGAAATGAAGGCCTCGGGTCTGCGCGGCCGCGGCGGCGCCGGCTTCCCGACCGGCCTGAAATGGTCGTTCATGCCGAAGGAATCGACCGACGGCCGGCCGAGCTATCTCGTCGTCAACGCCGACGAGTCGGAGCCCGGCACCTGCAAGGATCGCGAGATCATGCGGCACGATCCGCATCTGTTGATCGAGGGCTGCCTGATCGCCAGCTGCGCGATGAACGCGCATGCCTGCTACATCTATGTCCGCGGCGAGTTCATCCGCGAGCGCGAGCACCTCCAGGCCGCGATCGACCAGGCCTACGAGGCCAAGCTGGTCGGCAAGGACAACGTCAACGGCTGGCCGTTCGACATCTATGTCGCGCACGGCGCCGGCGCCTATATCTGCGGCGAGGAGACCGCGCTGCTCGAAAGCCTCGAGGGCAAGAAGGGCCAGCCGCGGTTGAAGCCGCCGTTCCCCGCCAATGTCGGTCTGTTCGGCTGCCCGACCACCGTCAATAATGTCGAGTCGATCGCGGTTGCGCCTGATATCCTGCGCCGCGGCGCCGCCTGGTTCGCCGGCATCGGCCGTCCCAACAATGTCGGGACCAAATTGTTCTGCATTTCCGGCCATGTCGAGCGGCCCTGCAACGTCGAAGAGGCCATGGGCATTCCGTTCCGTGAGCTGATCGACAAGCATTGCGGCGGCATCCGCGGCGGCTGGGACAACCTCAAGGCCGTGATCCCCGGCGGCTCTTCGGTGCGCATGGTGCCGGCCGAGCAGATCATCGACACGCCGATGGACTTCGACAGCTTGAGCAAGCTGCGCTCGGGTCTCGGCACCGCGGCCGTGATTGTGATGGACAAGTCCACCGATCTGATCCGTGCCATTGCCCGCATCTCCTATTTCTACAAGCACGAGAGCTGCGGCCAGTGCACACCGTGCCGCGAGGGCACGGGATGGATGTGGCGCGTGCTGACCCGCATGGCCGAGGGCCGCGCGCATAAGCGCGAGATCGACATGCTGCTGGAGGTGACAAAGCAGGTCGAAGGCCACACCATCTGCGCGCTCGGGGACGCTGCCGCTTGGCCGATCCAGGGCCTGATTGCGCATTTCCGTCACGAGATCGAAGCGCGCATCGACCAGTATTCGCATAGGGCCGATGTCGACGATATCGGCGTCCGCGATCCCGTCAACATGGTCGCGGCGGAGTAG
- a CDS encoding FkbM family methyltransferase — MAQAPIQFDRASGALEGANLWERTAALALVTGSKISSHFSHMGYIACANLLRKTLPERNIAIRLNPDAVFEFPYGDGYWSKLLNRSYNYEDELELLFADSVDVDYTLLDCGANYGYWSVLVSSKPFGAHKAIAIEPSGQNYPKLANNARVNGNRFETMKCAIGASRGTARLSGTKHEAFSIAGDPSDGGEEVPVIALDNLIDDGKVAASGKYLVKLDVEGVEIEAIKGGARLLEADSVIMCEEHGSDRSHAVSRYILEQTPLKLIVFDPRSNRMETVTELSILDRIKVSTHVGYNVFGTASAFWQDRIEALNARNLNAKTSRRMQ, encoded by the coding sequence ATGGCGCAGGCGCCAATCCAGTTTGACCGTGCCTCGGGGGCCCTTGAAGGGGCCAACCTGTGGGAGCGGACGGCTGCCTTGGCGCTCGTGACGGGATCGAAGATCTCGTCACACTTCTCGCATATGGGCTACATCGCCTGCGCCAACCTGCTGCGCAAGACGCTGCCCGAGCGCAACATCGCGATCAGGCTCAATCCGGACGCCGTGTTCGAATTCCCCTATGGCGACGGCTATTGGAGCAAGCTGCTCAACCGCTCGTATAATTATGAGGACGAGCTCGAGCTGCTGTTTGCCGACTCCGTCGACGTCGACTACACGCTGCTCGATTGCGGCGCCAATTACGGCTATTGGTCGGTGCTGGTATCGAGCAAGCCGTTCGGCGCCCACAAGGCGATCGCGATCGAGCCGTCGGGGCAGAACTATCCGAAGCTCGCCAACAATGCGCGCGTCAACGGCAACCGTTTCGAGACCATGAAATGCGCCATCGGCGCGAGCCGCGGCACTGCGCGGCTATCAGGCACCAAGCACGAGGCCTTCAGCATCGCTGGCGATCCGTCTGACGGCGGCGAGGAAGTGCCGGTCATCGCGCTCGACAATCTGATCGATGACGGCAAGGTGGCGGCGAGCGGCAAGTACCTGGTCAAGCTCGACGTCGAGGGCGTCGAGATCGAGGCGATCAAGGGCGGCGCCCGGCTGCTCGAGGCCGACAGCGTCATCATGTGCGAGGAGCACGGCAGCGATCGCTCGCATGCCGTGTCGCGCTACATCCTCGAACAGACCCCGCTGAAGCTGATCGTGTTCGATCCGCGCAGCAATCGGATGGAAACCGTGACCGAGCTGTCGATCCTCGACCGCATCAAGGTCTCGACCCATGTCGGCTACAACGTTTTCGGCACCGCAAGCGCATTCTGGCAGGACAGGATCGAAGCCCTGAATGCCAGGAACCTGAATGCCAAGACTTCGCGCCGTATGCAGTGA